The genomic window CCACCAAGAACACCTATTGTAGGTGAGGGAAGTGTTCCACCAAGAACACCTATTGTAGGTGAGGGAAGTGTTCCACCAAGAACACCTATTGTAGGTGAAGGAAGAGTTCCACCAAGATCTGTTCATGGCAAGCCTATTGTAGGTAAGGGAAGTGTTCCGACAAGATCTGTTCATGGCAAGCCTATATGTGAAAGGCACAAGGGAAGAGTTCCACCAAGATCTGTTCATGGCAAGCCTATTGTAGGTGAGGGAAGAGTTCCACCAAGATCTGTTCATGGCAAGCCTATATGTGAAAGGCACAAGGGAAGAGTTCCACCAAGATCTGTTCATGGCAAGCCTATTGTAGGTGAGGGAAGAGTTCCACCAAGATCTGTTCATGGCAAGCCTATTGTAGGTGAGGGAAGAGTTCCACCAAGATCTGTTCATGGCAAGCCTATTGTAGGTGAGGGAAGAGTTCCACCAAGATCTGTTCATGGCAAGCCTATTGTAGGTGAGGGAAGAGTTCCACCAAGAACACCTATTGTAGGTAAGCCTATTCCACCAAGAATACCTATTGTAGGCAAGGGAACTGTTCCACCAAGTTCTGTACATGGAAAGCCTATTGTAGGCGAGGCTTTGGGGGATATCAACTGCGCCATTAGAAACATTCTGAACATGACCGACGACCTAGAATGGTACGAGGTGGACCGAGACCTCCGCAGCGCCGTCAGGAAGGTCCTGTGCTACGACCCGGACGCCGACGAGGTCACGTCGACACTGCAGCAGGCGTCGCGCCGCTCAAGAATGACGTGGTGGAAATTTACGACGCGATCGGAATGCTGCTTGGGCGCGGCAGCCAGAGCAGGTGGGTTCCGGCGCAGCTTTCACAGTCCGTGAAGCACGCCATGTTCGACCTCCTCGCCTACAACTACAACGATTCTTTCTCGCATGCGCATAAACAAGCCGTCATGAAGCTGATCGGAAGCCAGCCGCTCGAGAGAGGCAGCCGGCGCTACTCGGCTTTGCGGAGGATTTTGGAGTGGGAAAGAATCGTAATGAAAACTATAACAGCTAGCGCAACGAAAACCGAGAATAGGACCGTAACGTCGGTTGTGCATCTAAGCAAATGAAAAGCGTAGCTCGTTTAACAAGAAAATTGAAGGGTGCGTAAATGAAaactccttcctcttctgccACACACCTCACCTGATTCGAGCAGCACCTGTTCCTGTTGCAGACACCGGAAAAGCCTGTATTATCCTAGGTCATCTGGCTTTCTGTGTAATTGTAGCATTTATTTAGTTTCTGTTACCTGTAGAAGCATCTCCATTCTGAAATTGCTTGACGTTATATTATACACAAATGAAAAGATAATTATACTGTATttactgtgtacatatatgtatacatatatatattatatatatatatatatatatatatatatatatatatatatatatatatatatatatatatatatatatatatataacgtggttTTTTAATCACATACATACAATTTCGCTTCACATACGATCACCcacaacacatacatatgaaaCGAAGATCTCTACCAAAACCCATGTCTTACAGTACAGAACAATACGCATTATGTTTCCCATTATTTTGCTTTTTGCAATGTTTAAGTAGAGCCTCGATTCTCAAGAGAATCTTTAGAATAAAATAGTCGCAAGACTTGACTAGATAATAGGGCAACTGGTCCAACAATACGAGGACCAGACCCCTTGGAGGTTCAGGATGCTTTCCACCCTCCGCTTACATTCTTCCATCAGCGAAACCTGCCCCGTAGACTATACTGAAGCCATCCAAGGCAGACTCCGTAGGATTCTTTGTTTTGAGGATTCATTATCAGTGCAATAGCATGGTAATAGAATTATCGCGGGCCTGTTTAGGTTAATACTTCTGATTGCCCTTGTGGGCTTATTACCCTCCAAGCGTGACAAgcccaggaaaaaaagaaaaagaaagaagaagaagctcaCTTTACAGCCCCAGCTCGCCCCAGACGCAGAAAATGAGGAGCCCGCATAGCCCCCCCAGCTCGCCCCAGACGCAGAAAATGAGGAGCCCGCACAGCCCCCCCAGCTCGCCCCAGACGCAGAAAATGAGGAGCCCGCATAGCCCCCCCAGCTCGCCCC from Penaeus vannamei isolate JL-2024 chromosome 5, ASM4276789v1, whole genome shotgun sequence includes these protein-coding regions:
- the LOC113825461 gene encoding uncharacterized protein isoform X2, which produces MAILYHSIELSRSIRDRCFALWRKVTKVMHPGRRGPTTKAIKQLLGGTPLDSEEGTIARAISRLLAFDPLWSTIADSIQGVIARLFDKVTIGNELFMDAILVLLNCSPRSVHGKPIVREGTVPPRIPIVREGTVPPRIPIVGERSVPSRTPIVGEGSVPPRTPIVGEGSVPPRTPIVGEGSVPPRTPIVGEGRVPPRSVHGKPIVGKGSVPTRSVHGKPICERHKGRVPPRSVHGKPIVGEGRVPPRTPIVGKPIPPRIPIVGKGTVPPSSVHGKPIVGEALGDINCAIRNILNMTDDLEWYEVDRDLRSAVRKVLCYDPDADEVTSTLQQASRRSRMTWWKFTTRSECCLGAAARAGGFRRSFHSP
- the LOC113825461 gene encoding protein mono-ADP-ribosyltransferase PARP4 isoform X1 yields the protein MAILYHSIELSRSIRDRCFALWRKVTKVMHPGRRGPTTKAIKQLLGGTPLDSEEGTIARAISRLLAFDPLWSTIADSIQGVIARLFDKVTIGNELFMDAILVLLNCSPRSVHGKPIVREGTVPPRIPIVREGTVPPRIPIVGERSVPSRTPIVGEGSVPPRTPIVGEGSVPPRTPIVGEGSVPPRTPIVGEGRVPPRSVHGKPIVGKGSVPTRSVHGKPICERHKGRVPPRSVHGKPIVGEGRVPPRSVHGKPICERHKGRVPPRSVHGKPIVGEGRVPPRTPIVGKPIPPRIPIVGKGTVPPSSVHGKPIVGEALGDINCAIRNILNMTDDLEWYEVDRDLRSAVRKVLCYDPDADEVTSTLQQASRRSRMTWWKFTTRSECCLGAAARAGGFRRSFHSP